A genomic window from Myxococcales bacterium includes:
- a CDS encoding serine/threonine protein kinase, whose product MTSAPRQVTDINGVRYSLLRQLGRGGQGAVYEVDGGRLAAKVVFDSSPSRRERLRNQLTQVKRLSLADLEIARPLEMLREPVLGYVMELLTGMQPLRALGAVPKDVASPAAWYLAGGGLRRRLQLLARSADVLAALHGKGLVYSDPSPHNIFVSESPDATEVRFIDADNLHYASVAGVAAVFTPGYGAPELVRCASGVNSLTDAHAFSVLAFQTLSLAHPLIGDGVSDGPPDREEEALDGRLPWIDHPTDDTNRASYGIPRPSVLSRKLVDLAERAFGAGLREATKRPGVSEWAECLHGAADATLSCPSCKGTYYFTAKLCPWCDEPRPAFATAAFNLWDPSLGPGGELLQKPAGERRRVVVAAVLGLTDGETVSVTQRLARGRDGVASARPVIELQLTGSRLSIRSVDGARYRLSSPSGGRDAEVTDRVKEIRLEPGAASWRLHLGPSDSLHRVVNFELRPGGAR is encoded by the coding sequence ATGACCTCGGCTCCTCGACAGGTCACGGACATCAACGGCGTTCGTTACTCCCTGCTTCGGCAGTTGGGTCGCGGTGGCCAGGGGGCGGTCTACGAGGTCGACGGCGGGCGGCTCGCCGCAAAGGTTGTCTTCGACTCGTCGCCGTCACGACGCGAGCGCCTGCGCAACCAACTCACGCAGGTGAAGCGCCTCTCGCTCGCCGACCTCGAGATCGCGCGGCCGCTCGAGATGCTCCGCGAACCAGTCCTCGGCTACGTGATGGAGCTGCTGACGGGGATGCAGCCGCTGAGGGCGCTGGGCGCGGTCCCCAAGGACGTGGCCTCCCCGGCTGCCTGGTACCTCGCGGGCGGCGGCCTTCGGCGCCGTCTTCAGCTCCTTGCGCGCAGCGCCGACGTGCTCGCCGCCCTTCACGGCAAGGGGCTCGTCTACTCCGACCCGTCACCCCACAACATCTTCGTCTCTGAAAGCCCCGACGCGACCGAGGTGCGCTTCATCGACGCGGACAACCTCCACTACGCGTCAGTCGCAGGCGTCGCCGCCGTCTTCACGCCGGGCTACGGCGCGCCGGAGCTCGTGCGCTGCGCCAGCGGCGTCAACTCGCTCACGGACGCGCACGCCTTCAGCGTCCTCGCCTTTCAGACGCTCTCGCTCGCCCACCCGCTCATCGGCGACGGGGTCAGTGATGGGCCTCCCGATCGCGAGGAGGAGGCGCTCGACGGACGCCTGCCATGGATCGACCACCCGACCGACGATACCAACCGCGCGTCTTACGGCATTCCCCGGCCGTCCGTGTTGTCGCGAAAGCTCGTCGACCTCGCCGAGAGAGCCTTCGGCGCGGGGCTGCGCGAGGCGACCAAGCGCCCTGGCGTGTCCGAGTGGGCCGAGTGTCTTCACGGCGCCGCCGACGCGACGCTGTCGTGCCCGTCGTGCAAGGGGACCTACTACTTCACCGCGAAGCTCTGCCCTTGGTGTGACGAGCCCCGACCCGCTTTCGCGACTGCGGCCTTCAACCTGTGGGACCCTTCGCTCGGTCCGGGGGGTGAGCTTCTCCAGAAGCCCGCGGGTGAGCGGCGACGCGTGGTGGTCGCCGCCGTGCTCGGGCTGACCGACGGCGAGACCGTGTCGGTCACACAGCGCCTCGCGCGTGGCCGCGACGGCGTCGCGAGCGCGCGCCCCGTGATCGAGCTTCAGCTCACCGGCTCGAGGCTCTCGATTCGTAGCGTCGACGGCGCCCGCTACCGGCTTTCGTCGCCGAGCGGCGGCCGCGACGCCGAAGTGACCGACCGCGTGAAGGAGATCCGTCTCGAGCCCGGCGCGGCCTCGTGGCGCCTCCACCTCGGCCCTTCCGACAGCCTGCACCGCGTCGTGAACTTTGAGCTTCGCCCGGGAGGAGCGCGATGA